GCCCATCCTGCCAGCATTGTCGGTACAGGAGGTTGTGGctgtggttgtggtggtggcggcggctacATGGCTGCAATCCTCGACATGCTCCTGGGTTATCCTGCCACCAGAAACATTGCTCCTgcgagcttcctcttgtggcTCAAGAGGTATGGTTAGCAATCGGCAATTATACAAACAAAGCCCCAGGTTAGGTAATGGGATCTCATTTGTATAGCCgggaaagaagaaaaccaaagaaTCATCCGGTCCCTTGTTGAGTGTGTGGCCATAAACCAAATACACTTCGCCGATGTGAGGATGAGGTGTCTCAATGAAAGGAATAGTAATCTCATCTAGAACCCCGATCCTCAAAGCGACGCGAGTGATCAAAGACATACACTCAATGGGACCCGTCATCTTAAAATTCCCAAGCCATTGCTGAACCATTgccttgacgggggagatcttGATCTTCTTGACCATGGCATATAAAGTCATCAACTCATCGTTGCGCACAGGCCTAACATCCTCTCTTGGAAAGAGAGTGATGGCAAGCCACTTGTGCCTCAAGCGAAGAGTCGGATTCTGAATCTCATTACACCGAGGTGCAAATTTGCCATGGACAATCTGACCGGAGATTTCACCCCAAAAACCATGTTGAGAAAAACCGCAGCAAGCTTTGTCAAGGTTGTAAGTTTGGCCCATCAAGGGAAAGATGGCCCTCATGtacgaggggctactgttggggaaaCCATCTTCAGAGCTCCCTTCGGAGGAAAACACCTTCGGAACTAACGCTGATGGTTTGTTTATGTCGCAACGATCTCTGGATGTAGGGAAGAAGAGGACGTCTTCGAAGGGTCCTTAGGCATACGAAGGGTCTTTCGGGTGCAAACGAGGAGGGGCCAGCCCGCATGATTCCGGGAAAGGGGCAACGATCGCTTCGTCCTTTCCTCGACCCCTCCCTAGACAGGAGGTCAGGGATGCTTGACGAAATGTACCTCGACATATGAAGCCGGAGCGCTCGCTGAAGGCCACGCTGTCCGCCGCGTGGAGTGAAGGAGTCGTACGAGGAGCCAGCTGGATGTGTCCGTACGAGGACCGTATTCCCGGAATCTAACCGTTGGGTAACGGTAGAATGTAATTGTACTTTGTGGCGGTTGATCATATAGAGGCGCCACTGTAACTGATGGGACGGCTAGTCCGAAGTTAATGCAAGCTGTTCACATTTATTGTTTTTTTCTGCGTTTAATTTCGGATCGTAGGAAGGAGTTAGGGTAGACACTTAATCGTTTTCAACTTCGTCTAGGGGCCATCACCCCCTTCGGAAAACTAAAAGACTGTTGTGGCTGAGTTCATTTTGGGGCCGTCCTCCACCAACAATTGGCAGCTAAGCAGTTGTCCCATATCAGTGGTTGATGACACACCAAATCGTTAAATAGAATCCAAACTCGctgaaggtttttttttttttttgaaatagtaATGGGATCAGGCATGAAGTTCTCCGTGTTTTTCAGAGCTGCTTGTCTGCACTTCGATGGACCTCAAGCTGCATCCCGTTGACGTTGCTTGGCACTTCGCCGCTGAAATCGGCCGGCCCCGAGGGCATGGATCTCATGCAGTTGAAGCGCTCGACGCGCTAGCGCTGGACATGCCATCAGCAGCTCTTCATCTCAGGTCGGCACCAACGCTTCATCAGTCTCGAACTCGCGAGAAACGGCGATGTGGCATGCAGCAACGGCGACGGGCATTCTCTGAACGGTATGCAGAATTGCATTTCAAAACATATATCAACGGGCCAACCAGAGCCTCACTGACGGGGGTCACAGTACAAACACCATTACCAAACCATCGAGCAACTAGGCAGTAGGCACATCTGGAAAAGATGGCATCAATAAGTAACAATGGCAGCAAACTTGACAGCACGGAGTAAATAAGAAGTCTGCTGATAGCTAATTTGACCAAAGTCAGGGGTTGGCATAGCAGCATTCAAATTCGTAACTGGAAACATCAAAGTGCTCAATCCACAGGGCACCAAAACTTCCACATGCAAAATCTTATCTCTCTTGTGCGCTAAGACACAGAACACAGGTACCATCCTGCTGAGACTTATTACATGAACAAGTTGGGCCTGGACGCCTTGAAGGTGGTCTTGAGCTTCCTGGTGGGTGGCCTCACCTTGCGGTACACGAGCGGGAACTTGATCTTGGAGTTGTGGAACTGCTTGGTGTTGTCCCTCTTGCACAGCTTGAAGTGGACCGTCGCCGTCTTGATGATCTGGATGCAGGGGGCCCTCACACGGTGGCGGGAGGCCATCTCATTGTACATCTGCTCCACGGCACCGTTCAGGGTGGTGTCACGGTACTCCTTGTACATGTTGTGGTAACCTGTCCTGCTCTGGTAGCGCAGCCAGATGCCGTAGTTCTTGATTGTGGTTGGGTTGCGCTCAAAGATCTGAGAAACATCAAACACGTTTGGAAGCAGACGTTACAAAGAAAACAAGCATTATATTAAGTATAGTGAAGAAACTATACTTGAAGGGGGCCACATTTAACACATTCAAAATTTCCATTAAATCTAGGTTAGTAAATTTTCCCATGGATTGAGGGGTCAAATTAACTTATGGATTGCAAGGCCATCCTCATCCAGCTCTATCGCGGCTATGTCTAAGGCAGGCTAATCAAAATGCCACCAACTCAACAGCTAAGCAACAGTCAATAGCCAAATACTCCACTTGTTACAACTGTGTCACCCAATATGTTACCATACTACCATATGTGGTTGCAAAATTTGATCAGCAGCATTCATATGCATTACGATTGAGGTAGGGAACATAACAGCACTATTAGTGAACCAGTTAAGACAGCTCCGGCAGGTTTTCAACATGCATTGGCAAGTTGAAAGGACTCCAAGGTTTAAGCACTAATGCTGAAAACTGGAATTACTTGTCACTTTTGACTCTTTGCAAACACTGTATATTTAGGGCTATTCACTTTTATGCAGCTTGAAAGGTAACGCTCAAAGTCATGACATAAATGCAAACAGAGGTTGTTATGATAGATCTTGTGCACCAATGGATCCATTAGTACATGTGCATCATGTGTAGGGTCCAGGTAATAATCCAAGAGGAACCTAAAATCTCCACAAGATCAACAAATTTAGAATTCAATACATGATCCGAACCAAAAAGATCATTCAGCATTGAAACAAGGGTCATCTCTACAATTGCAGGACTTTGAGCTCTTAATAACAGGCCTATTGCATACAAATCACTGCTTATTAGTGCGAGTAATTTGGGCACACTACACTTTTCATCTATTAACCTAGCCAATCAATGACGATGGAGGCAATGAGGCACCCAGCCAGGAAAGGCATCAACTTCACGACATAAGATCAATGATGGCAACGCACTAAGAACACCTATCTACCGTGCATTGGCAGTAATAAACCATTCGATGGGCACCAACACAGAAAGTATAGCGGCATTAGAGAAAGATGTGAACGGGCTGTACCTCGTTGATGGCGAGCATCTGGCCATTGCTCTTCTTCACCTTCTTGAGCTTTCTCAGGAAGTACCTGCACAAAAAACAAGAGAGACGCTATCGTCAAAATACGCACCGAAGAAGCAATCAGAGAATCCTAGCATCGGCACGAGAGTATTCGGCACTGACCAGAACTTGGACTTGGCGCGAACCTCGTTGGTGGCCCAGAGCTTCATGCGGTAGATCTTGGGGTGCTCATCGCCGGGGGTCGGCAGCGCGCGACCCACCACCTGGTACTGATGGAACTGCGCGCTCGTAACAAATCACACAAAAACAGCAGATCAGCCATACTGGGAAGAGCAAATACGCGGTGGATCGAAGAGGGGAACCAGaagacgacggcgacggagcGAGGCTTACCCTGTGGGCGACCATTTCCGCGAGCTCGGGAGgccggaggggggcggcggAAGAGACCTAAACCTAAACGGGGGGGGGATGGCGGCCGTCGAGGGAGGAGACAGGAGGCAGCGGAGTATTTATGTGTTGGGGCGAGGAACCCTAATGGACTGTGGGCTTCAATTTTGTTCACGTCAAAGGAGTGTGTGTATTGGGCCTATGAGATCTTGGGCTTACTATAAGTTCGGCCTTCTCCTATTGAACGGGCCATCATTTGTTgtagttcttttttttccttgtttgtCTACCTTCTTCTTTGTTTTGGTGGACTTTGATCCTTGATGGATTGTAGTGTCCAGCACCGGATCTAACAGATCACTCGAAAACAGAAAATTGTCGATTTCCACAAGGTATCTTATAATATGATCCAATGCTTCTCATGAGAAGCAGATTGTACGTTTAAAATTTTATTACAAGTAGAATACACATGAATGTATGAGTACATGGATGTTGTTCACACTTTAtaatatagatatatatacaaCATAAACAAGTAATAAATCGATGGGTTGCATTTGGCCATTGCCGAAACTCTGGAGGCAATTCACCATACGTGAGTTCCTTTAGTTATCCCAAAGAGGATGGCAACTGCAGCAATGGCAGCCTGTTTAAGATACATCAACATTTGAAGAAAAAATCAGCTTGAGATTCCAAAAAAGAAGGAATTCACGTCAAATGATACGGTCAGTAAACAATTACATTCAATAATTAAGCAATCGTGTAAGGTTGCGTATAAATGTTGAGCAACCATGTCAATCCCATTATACTAATATTGAGCATATTAAAAATTTAAATCCTTAATAAGTACCTGACTGTATTTAGTGCACTTATGTTTTCATATCAGTAATTACAACAAAGATGATTATCAAACAGTTTGTTTCAATAATTCCATGCAGCTCAGTCTCAAATTCCAAAGGAAATTAAACAGCCAGATGCATTGTATTAGTAGAAAGGAACTTACAGCAATTGTGCAGGCTACGTATCCAGGTTTCTCTCTGTGGTCATGTACCCGCACACATATCATAATAAAAGCTCCAACATACCATGGAATGGCGGCAAGGAAAAACCCTGTGATGAACCTTGTTCCAGGAAGAGAGATGGACTTCGTTAGTAGTGCTGTTTAACTTCACATTGACAAAACAACAAATGTGCAGGGATAGCCAGAGACACTCACAAGCACCAGCCTAAGCCGAGGCCACAACATGGGAGACGCCGCATTCTCACAGGCCGTCCTTCGACAACTTCACCATAGCCTACAGCACAGAAACCATATGATCATTTAACACATATTTCTATTTTTATGCTAGGCACACGTCAATTCTTATTGCAACTTAGTTCATGCCGACTAGCTCAGGAGTTACATTTCTTGTGTCCTTTCAGACAAGTACAAGGTGCGCAAAGGAGATGAAACCAACAAGCCCACAAACTAGAAGTTGTCTGCGCATCACAATCGCTTGTGGCCAGCGCATTCAATTATCTTAGATTTAGCTGGTTTTTTTAGGAACAGAATTAGCTGAATTATATGTCTTTGCTCCCCTCAAAAAAATCTCTAATGTCACTACCAACTCAATTATTGTTATAACTAGTGGTCACAACTACGGTAGCTGAATAGTGGCTAAATAGAAAATACAGGTCTGAAGACTAAAACCAATTATTTCGTTTTCCTTATCAAAAATTCCATTCTACCCAAGAACAAGTGCTAAGGTTCTGAATTGGTTCACCGAATCTGCAGTTTAAGCTGAGTTTACCATCGTGGAGGAAAAGGTGAGGACTTGGAATCTAGAACACGCACCAACATGAATCAACCAAATGATTCCACCATGAAAGATCTCCTGAATACTTCGAATCGCACCCCCAAGTAACCCTTTCTCCCAGTCCCAGTGCACATATAGCACGAGCAAACAATCTCAGCAGCGGAGAAGAGCAC
This sequence is a window from Setaria italica strain Yugu1 chromosome III, Setaria_italica_v2.0, whole genome shotgun sequence. Protein-coding genes within it:
- the LOC105914130 gene encoding 60S ribosomal protein L18a — its product is MVAHRFHQYQVVGRALPTPGDEHPKIYRMKLWATNEVRAKSKFWYFLRKLKKVKKSNGQMLAINEIFERNPTTIKNYGIWLRYQSRTGYHNMYKEYRDTTLNGAVEQMYNEMASRHRVRAPCIQIIKTATVHFKLCKRDNTKQFHNSKIKFPLVYRKVRPPTRKLKTTFKASRPNLFM